The window TACAATGATAACATCTTTTGTGGATTCGTTCTCTGTAAATTTACCAACAACTTTTGCAAAGGTGGTACGGTTGGTCATGGGGTTAGTAATCTTAATTACCCTTCCAACAGGTGCTGTACGGTGTAAAACCAGCATTTTTGTGCCATCAAGGTCCTGGTCGGCAATCCAAACGGCAGTACCTTTTTCTTCAATCTGGCTTAAGCCATAAACACTTGGGTCGCGGCGTAGTTTAGGATCTTTTACCATCGTACTGTCTGGCTCATTTTGCTGATCTTCTTTCGACGCATCATTTACTGATTTAGGTTGCGGTGGTTTAGGGATAATCAGTTTCTGATCTACCTTAATGTTATTATCATCCAATTTATTTGCTGTTCTGATCTGATAAGCTGTTAAATTGTATTTTTTTGCAATAGAAAAGATATTTTCGCCTGTAGCTACCGTATGGATAAAACTTTCTTCCTTAGCAGCCTGCACTTCTTTTTCTTTAGTTCTGGTGTTTTCGGCCTGTTTTTCTTTAGGTACCTGTACATCGGCAATAATGCCTCCCGGTACTTTTAAAACCTGCCCAATAGCGATGGCATTATCGGGTAAATCGTTCAGCTTTCTGATCTGGTAAGCAGTTACACCATATTGCTTGGCTATGGTAAAAATGGTCTCGTTTCTTAATACGGTATGAGTGCCGGCAGCATCTGCTGATTTATTTTCCTGAACTGGTTTTTCTTCAGCTGCAGCAACTACTTTATTTTTGTCGATGTTTTTGGTAGCCGGTATTTTAAGTTTCTGTCCAACACGAAGGTTATTGCCGGATAGGTTATTGGCTTTTTTTACTTCTTCTATGGTAGTGCCATATTTTTCGGCAATTTTACCCAAAAATTCTTTAGGTTTTACCTCGTGCTCAATCATCGTTCCACTATCTGCCGGCTGGTTATTTACTACCGGATTTTGGGTGTTGTTTTTTACTGGTTGAGC is drawn from Pedobacter sp. HDW13 and contains these coding sequences:
- a CDS encoding LysM peptidoglycan-binding domain-containing protein; protein product: MHKIYLSAVVLLALNVAKAKASTARDSIGVENNKGKKLIVHQTVAKDTYYSIGRRYNVAPKDIMAFNDNKYLQVGVIIKVPTNIPFTGTGSASNAQETQTGNVIEHTIKPKENLNMLAEKYGTTINEIKALNNLTGSNLSIGQVIKIPAKNASQTVEPAQPVKNNTQNPVVNNQPADSGTMIEHEVKPKEFLGKIAEKYGTTIEEVKKANNLSGNNLRVGQKLKIPATKNIDKNKVVAAAEEKPVQENKSADAAGTHTVLRNETIFTIAKQYGVTAYQIRKLNDLPDNAIAIGQVLKVPGGIIADVQVPKEKQAENTRTKEKEVQAAKEESFIHTVATGENIFSIAKKYNLTAYQIRTANKLDDNNIKVDQKLIIPKPPQPKSVNDASKEDQQNEPDSTMVKDPKLRRDPSVYGLSQIEEKGTAVWIADQDLDGTKMLVLHRTAPVGRVIKITNPMTNRTTFAKVVGKFTENESTKDVIIVMTKAVADSLGALDKRFFCNLTYSAQ